One window of the Parcubacteria group bacterium genome contains the following:
- the rpmH gene encoding 50S ribosomal protein L34 has protein sequence MKRTYQPKKLKRKRRHGFRKRMATKTGIAVVTARRRKGRKKLSV, from the coding sequence ATGAAAAGAACATACCAGCCAAAAAAACTCAAAAGAAAAAGAAGGCATGGTTTTCGAAAGAGAATGGCGACCAAAACCGGAATAGCCGTAGTTACAGCTCGAAGAAGAAAAGGAAGAAAGAAATTAAGCGTATAA
- the rnpA gene encoding ribonuclease P protein component has translation MLPSKNRLTKRTDFANVYRKGTFFLESPLSLKAVKNNLEHTRIGFSIEKKFFKKAVERNKIKRLLREAFHQNLENIKNSLDIVVFYKRSEPNPDFKIISELVKKLIKKIK, from the coding sequence ATGCTTCCAAGCAAAAATCGCTTAACTAAAAGAACTGATTTTGCCAATGTTTATCGCAAAGGAACATTTTTTCTTGAAAGTCCATTGTCGCTGAAAGCTGTCAAAAACAATCTTGAACATACACGGATAGGATTTTCCATTGAAAAAAAGTTTTTCAAGAAAGCTGTGGAAAGAAATAAAATTAAAAGATTGCTGCGAGAAGCATTTCACCAGAATCTAGAAAATATAAAAAATAGCCTGGATATAGTTGTTTTTTACAAAAGAAGCGAGCCGAATCCAGATTTCAAAATTATTTCCGAACTGGTTAAAAAGTTAATTAAGAAAATAAAATAA